A single Lolium perenne isolate Kyuss_39 chromosome 6, Kyuss_2.0, whole genome shotgun sequence DNA region contains:
- the LOC127307440 gene encoding uncharacterized protein produces the protein MTITGCSDSWLIALSKPRRRAPAPAPNLRFPVIFRSNRATLTPPPTTVHDDPGPREIPLAFALLLAAAAAAAIPHAAIAASGGSMGGRSSSRSSSSTSRSSSSRSSSSSSRSSSSWSSSSTPTSSSSSSTSNLFDSSKTHESVGTAAPPQPMTKEEITLVFQVCAAFIGVIFLALAVWHYNRPRITVVKLQVALLGLAKPFQKELNEIAEKVEASNQRWYKFILTETVSSLGRHNDCCVSSGLSVDVKVGEDSWEKYFDKVAIEERSKFDEETLCNLDGVRSKKEYSNKPDGFRNEYIVVTILVAADGALKFPKITRPADLEAVLQKLNSIPAREIQGINVLWTPQEKDDVLSEERLLADYPYLKPLSDY, from the exons ATGACAATCACCGGCTGCTCCGACAGTTGGCTGATCGCCCTGTCGAAACCGCGACGCcgtgcgccggcgccggcgcctaaTCTCCGCTTCCCCGTCATTTTCCGAAGCAATCGCGCAACCTTGACGCCACCACCGACGACTGTCCATGACGACCCTGGACCACGCGAGATCCCGCTTGCTTTCGCTCTGctactcgccgccgccgccgcggcggccATCCCGCATGCCGCGATCGCTGCGTCCGGTGGCTCCATGGGCGGGCGCTCGTCCTCAAGGTCGTCTTCTTCAACATCCAGAAGCTCGTCCTCAaggtcctcctcttcatcatCCAGAAGCTCATCCTCGTGGTCCTCCTCTTCAACACCCACCAGCTCCTCGTCCTCTTCAACATCGAATTTGTTCGACTCTTCGAAGACTCACGAATCGGTAGGCACAGCGGCGCCTCCACAACCTATGACTAAGGAAGAAATCACCCTAGTCTTCCAAGTGTGTGCGGCGTTCATCGGTGTCATTTTCCTGGCCCTCGCTGTGTGGCACTACAACCGGCCGAGGATTACCGTGGTTAAGCTCCAG GTCGCATTGCTGGGCTTGGCAAAACCGTTTCAGAAGGAACTGAACGAGATAGCTGAGAAGGTGGAGGCTTCCAACCAGCGCTGGTATAAGTTCATATTGACAG AGACAGTATCTTCCTTGGGCCGTCACAACGACTGTTGCGTCTCTTCGGGCTTATCA GTTGATGTCAAAGTTGGAGAGGATTCATGGGAGAAGTATTTCGATAAAGTTGCTATTGAGGAGAGGAGCAAATTTGATGAAGAAACGCTTTGCAACTTGGATGGGGTTAGGAGCAAGAAAGAATACTCCAATAAACCAGATGGCTTTAGAAACGAATATATAGTG GTAACCATCCTAGTCGCTGCTGATGGAGCACTGAAGTTTCCAAAAATCACAAGACCCGCTGATTTGGAAGCAGTACTGCAAAAACTTAACTCTATACCTGCAAGAGAAATCCAG GGCATTAATGTCTTATGGACTCCACAAGAAAAGGATGATGTTCTTTCCGAGGAGAGGCTTCTAGCGGATTATCCTTATCTGAAGCCCCTGAGTGATTACTAG